GCGTCCGGCGGTTTCGGGAACCTGCAAGCACTGCACCAGGTAGCGAAGGACGTCGCGGATCGCGATCGGCTGCGTCTCCATCTTGACCCACTTGGGCGTGATCATGATCGGAAGTCGTTCGACAAGATACCGCAAGATCTCGAACGATGCCGAGCCGGAACCGATGATCATCGCCGCTCGGAAGACAGTGGCCGGAACGTCGCCGCTCTGCAAGATCTCCGCCACCTCGCGGCGACTGTGCAGATGCTTGCTGAGGTCCGCTCCCATTTCACCAAGCCCGCCGAGATAGATAATCCGCTGGCAGCGGGCCCCCTCGATCCCTTGCATGAACTGAGTCGCCAGTTCGCGATCGCGCTGGGCATATTCATTTCCGGCGCTGATCATCGAATGGACAAGATAATACGCCGCGTCGGTCTGATTCGCCGCGCGGCGCACCGTTCCCGTCTCCTCCAGATCGCCCTGGATCACCTCTAGTCGCTCGTGCTGAGACCACGGGAATCTCCGCAGCTTCTCGGGGCTGCGGACCAGACACCGCACCTCATACCCGGCATTCAAAAGCTCTGGCACCAACCGCCCGCCGACATAGCCGGTCGCTCCACAGATCAGAACACGACGGTGTTTTTCGGTTGGCAAACGTCTTCTCTAGAGTGGCGGTTATTCGCGGCGATTTAAGAGGCGTTGCTGTTCATGGACCCAACCGAGAGCTGTTTTCATCCTCGATTCCATCATGCCGACCTCACCTTTTCCATGTTAGCACGAAACCGAATCGAGTGGATTGCTCGCCCGACGGGGCTTTCGAGCTCTATCAGCATGGTTGCTGGGATGGTTGGGCGTGCCACTGGCCCTGCCAGTGCTGCTTGGGGAGCACGGGCAAAGCCCGTGGCACACGACTCGTTTCTGGAAACGATAAGAGAACGTGAAACGATGCCTGCCGAGTCCGAGCTTGCTAGCTCGATCGGCTTTGTGGCTGGGATGGTTCGGTGTACCACTGGCTCTGCCAGTGCTGCTTGGGGAGCACGGGCAAAGCCTGTGGCACACGATTCGTTTCTCGAAACGATAAGGCAACATCAAACGATGCCCAGCCCCTCCAGGCTTGCTGCCTCCATCGGCATTGTTGCTGAGATGATTGGGAGTGCCACTGGCTCTGCCAGTGCTGCCGGAAGCACGGGCAAAGCCCGTGGCACACGACTCGTTTCTGGAAACGATAAGAGAACGTGAAACGATGCCTGCCGAGTCCGAGCTTGCCGGCTCGATCGGCTTTGTGGCTGGGATGGTTCGGAGTGCCACTGGCTCTGCCAGTGTTGCTTGGGGAGCACGGGCAAAGCCCGTGGCACACGATTCGTTTCTCGAAACGATAAGGCAACATCAAACGATGCCCAGCCTCTCCAGGCTTGCTGGCTCTATCAGCATTGTGGCTGGGATGGTTCGGTGTACCACTGGCTCTGCCAGTGCTGCTTGGGGAGCACGGGCAAAGCCTGTGGCACACGATTCGTTTCTCGAAACGATAAGGCAACATCAAACGATGCCCAGCCCCTCCAGGCTTGCTGGCTCTATCAGCATTGTTGCTGGAATGGTTCAGGGTGCCACTGGCTCTGCCAGTGCTGCTTGGGAAGCACGGGCAAAGCCCGTGGCACACGATTCGTTTCTCGAAACGATAAAAGATCGTGAAACGATGCCTGCCGAGTCCGAGCTTGCCGGCTCGATCGGCTTTGTGGCTGGGATGGTTCGGAGTGCCACTGGCTCTGCCAGTGTTGCTTGGGGAGCACGGGCAAAGCCCGTGGCACACGATTCGTTTCTCGAAACGATAAGGCAATATCAAACGATGCCCAGCCCCTCCAGGCTTGCTGCCTCCATCGGCATTGTTGCTGAGATGATTGGGAGTGCCACTGGCTCTGCCAGTGTTGCTTGGGGAGCACGGGCAAAGCCAGTGGCACACGATTCGTTTCTCGAAACGATAAGGCAATATCAAACGATGCCCAGCCCCTCCAGGCTTGCTGCCTCCATCGGCATTGTTGCTGAGATGATTGGGAGTGCCACTGGCTCTGCCAGTGCCGCCGGGGAGCACGGGCAAAGCCCGTGGCACACGACTCGTTTCTGGAAACGATAAGAGAACGTGAAACGATGCCTGCCGAGTCCGAGCTTGCTAGCTCGACCGGCTTTGTGGCTGGGATGGTTCGGTGTGCCACTGGCTCTGCCAGTGCTGCTTGGGGAGCACGGGCAAAGCCCGTGGCACACGATTCGTTTCTCGAAACGATAAGGCAACGTGAAACAATGCCCTGATCGGCTTTGGGCTTCTTATTGGGAAGCAGCTTAAGAGTGGGCCGCGACGCCCCTTATGCGACGACGATCTCCAACAGCTCGATCGCGGGTTCTTTGTTGCAGAAGATCATCGCGGTGCGGCCGTAGACGATGTCGCCGGGCGAAACGTTCAGGAACCGGGCCAATGGCGGGGCACATTGAACGCGCCACAATTTTTCGAGCACCACTTCGCGAAGCACGTTGTGTTGGATCAGCACACGGCCCAGCGGGATCTCTTCGCTGGCGATCTCCTTCCAAACCTGCGGCTCCAGATATTCGTGGTTCAATCGCACGATTCCATATTGAACGACCTCGCCATCGCTCTGCCGTGCCAACGTGATCTCGCGGGCGTAACGATTTTCGTCGGTGTCGGTGCGGTGAACGTGCACGTCGACCAACGAGTTGTGAAACCGCTCGACCGTCACCGTCATGTGGGCATGGTGCGCCAACAATTGCTGATACGCCGGCGGCAGCGCTTCGGCCGGCTGTTGCGTGAACGCGCCGAGATCTTCGCTGCGGTCATAGAAGAGCGCGATCAGAGCGTGTAAGTCGACCGACGGCGGCAGGTTGGCAATTTCTGATGTCACAGGTTTTCCAGTGAGTGAAGCAGGAATGGGGCCATCGGTCGAATCGAGAGCCGCCCTCCACGGCGACCCTCCGCATCGATCGCTTACGCTTTTGTTGGAGCAGTGATCGGCAGCGAGCTGCTGATCGAAACCAGCGGCACCGCCGATTCGCTGGGGCGTTCCAAAACGGTATCGACCAAGTGGTACAACAACCGACGCAGCGGTTCGGGCTCAATCGCGTCGGCGATCTCTTCGGCCCGTTGCTGATGCTTGTCGACCAAGCGACTCGCCTGATCAAAAACTTTCGCTTTGTTGTACAGCGTCCGGACCGTGGCGATCCGCTGCGAATCAGTCAGCCCGCAATCAGCCGAAGCCATCGAGAGCAGTTTCGCTTGGTCGTCGGCATCAAACGAAGCCAGAGCCAGAGCCCACAACAGCGTCGGCCGTCCGCCCAAGACGTCGCCGCCAGCTTCCAGTTTGTTGTCCGCATCTCCTTGCCAATCCTTCAGATCGTTGAGGATCTGGAAAGCGACGCCGAGGTTTCGCGAGAAGCCGCGAATCGGTTCTTCATACGCTTCCGCTTCGCCAGCCAACCGAACGCCGCTGTAGAGCGCCGCTTCGAAAGCCGGTGCGGTCTTGAGCGCGTAGACCTTCAAGGCATCGATAGGTTTCAGTCGTTTGTCGCGATTATCGCGCCACACAAGTTCCGCTCCCTGGCCTTCGGACAATCGCGTGTGAGCGTTGGACAGGCAGTGCAAGACATCGGCGACCGCGGCGGGGCCCAGCGTCTTGGTTTCGCCGGCGACCAAGCGGTATCCGAGCCCGATCAGATAATCTCCGACATTGATCGCCGTCGGGATGCCATGCGATTTGTGAACCGATTGCTCGCCGTAACGGAACGTGTCGTCGTCTTCGATGTCGTCGTGGACCAAGCTCGCCTTGTGGAACGTTTCGATACACAGCGCCGCCCGTTTGACGCCGTCGGGGATCTTGGCAACCACGTCGGCGCCTCCCGCTTCGGTCGCTCCGTCGCCAGTCAACGCATCGTAAGCCGCCAGCGTGATGAACGGCCGCGCGTACTTTCCACCGCGAGAGACGAAGTCCAACCCAAGAGCTTCGGTCGCGGCGATCGGATCGATTCCGACAAGTGCGTCGCTGCCGTCGTGCAATTTTTCTTTGATCTGCCGAAGCGAGAGTTCACCGCGCAACTTGGGGACCAAATTCTGTAGCTGTTCGGGTTCAAAGATATCCGCCGCGCCGCGCAACAGGTGAACATAAGACCGCGTCTTCTGCTGAGGTTCGCGATGTTCCAACATCACCATCTCGCGGACCCAATCCTCATCGACGCTTGTGTTGCGGCAATCGCTCGACAACAGCGGCACCGCCATGCACGGGATACCAGCCAGCAAGATCTTGTCGATCGCTTTCTCTAACACATTCAAACAAGCGACACCAACAACCGCATCGACATATCCGCTGACGATGATTTTCATCACGATCGGCGATCCCTCGGCGACCAGCACGCGATGCCCCAGCTCTTCGGCT
Above is a genomic segment from Rosistilla ulvae containing:
- a CDS encoding polyprenyl synthetase family protein, with the protein product MSTVTPPATVASDAENLASKDGRRKRRRSTGHLKIVPETHELRQRLRDRCREVAAKFDKSTPMTKDEMETVSRGLLAEMDMPEGYLGWIMVVLSSEYWRDQVAGVPHSRRLFLLPHCLKHAEGCPADYDEFGMNCKTCGACSIADFRTRAEELGHRVLVAEGSPIVMKIIVSGYVDAVVGVACLNVLEKAIDKILLAGIPCMAVPLLSSDCRNTSVDEDWVREMVMLEHREPQQKTRSYVHLLRGAADIFEPEQLQNLVPKLRGELSLRQIKEKLHDGSDALVGIDPIAATEALGLDFVSRGGKYARPFITLAAYDALTGDGATEAGGADVVAKIPDGVKRAALCIETFHKASLVHDDIEDDDTFRYGEQSVHKSHGIPTAINVGDYLIGLGYRLVAGETKTLGPAAVADVLHCLSNAHTRLSEGQGAELVWRDNRDKRLKPIDALKVYALKTAPAFEAALYSGVRLAGEAEAYEEPIRGFSRNLGVAFQILNDLKDWQGDADNKLEAGGDVLGGRPTLLWALALASFDADDQAKLLSMASADCGLTDSQRIATVRTLYNKAKVFDQASRLVDKHQQRAEEIADAIEPEPLRRLLYHLVDTVLERPSESAVPLVSISSSLPITAPTKA